The window ATAGACGTTTAACAGTTGGCCAAAAGTTTTTGGCTTTTTGAACAGGGAGTCTTGCACCAGGTCCACCACCCATTGGTCCTCTATTTGGTTGTGCTGGTTTTGTATTTTTATCACTCATTTTAGATTTCCTCCCCTCTAAGTTGAGAACTAATAATCTCTTGATACGTTTCATTCGTTTCTTTTAGTTCTTCATGTGTTCCCATACCAACAATGCTACCTTCATCCAATACCATAATCATATCGGCATCAATAACTGTACTGATTCGTTGTGCAACTAATACAACAACCGCTTCTCTTGTTTCAGGTTTTAAAGCTTTTCTCAAAGCTGCATCGGTTTTAAAATCTAGCGCTGAGAATGAATCATCAAAGACATAAATGTCTGGACGTTTCACTAACGCACGAGCAATACATAGACGCTGTTTTTGTCCACCAGAGAAGTTTCCTCCACCTTGCTCAACATAAGAGTCAAGTCCATCAGGTAAAGCTTCTACAAAATCTTTTGATTGAGCAATTTCTAATGCATGCCAGATTTCTTCATCTGTTGCATCAGCTTTTCCGTATTTTAAATTTTCACGGATTGTTCCTGTAAATAACATTGCTTTTTGTGGCACATAACCAACAGCATCTCGTAAATCATGTTGTTTCATTTGACGAATATCAATACCATTGATTTCAATACTGCCACTTTCCACATCATAAAAACGACCAAGTAAATTAGATAATGTTGATTTACCAGAACCCGTTCCACCAATAATCGCAAGCGTTTCGCCATTTTTACTATGGAAATCAATATCTTTTAAGGCTAAATTTTCAGCACCAGTATAACGGAAGTTTACATGGTTAAAATCTAATGTTCCTTGTTTTTCAGCTGGTAATTGAACTGCTTGTTTTGGATCATTAATTGTACTTTCCATATTTAATACTTCATTAATCCGAACAGCAGATGCTTGTCCTCTAGGAATAAAGATAAAGACCATTGCTAACATCATAAAGCTCATTAGGATTTGCATTGCATACGTCATAAAGGCGATTAGATTCCCTACTTCTAAGGTTCCATCTCCAATATAATGACCACCATACCAAATAATCGCAATGTTTGTTGCACTCATTACAAAAGTCATAATCGGCAACATAAAGCTCATAATGGTATTTACTTTAATGGATGTATCGGTAAAATCTTTATTTGCTTCTGCAAAACGTGCTGTTTCAGATTTGCTACGGTTAAAGGCCCGAATAACACGGATTCCTGTTAAACCTTCACGGAATACTAAGTTTAGTTTATCGGTTTTCTTTTGCATTGCTTTAAACAAAGGTACTGCAAAGTACATAATAACACCGATAAAGATCGCTAAAATAGGTAAGACTACAAGGAAAATTTGTGTTAATTTCCCATCTTTACTATATGCTAAGAAACTTGCACCAATTAACATGATCGGTGCCATAATCATCATTCTTAAGAACATCATGACTACGTTTTGGATTTGAATCACATCATTGGTTGTTCTAGTAATTAATGAAGAAGTTCCAACTTCATCGAATTCATCGTTTGAAAAGTTAGTTACTTTGTCATAAATTTCACTTCTTAATGTTTTCCCAAGTTTTTGTGACTGTCTAGCGGCCAAGAAAACATTTCCTGTTGCAGCGGCAATGCTGATTAGTGAAAAACCTAACATTTTAAAGCCCACAGACCAAATGTAATCAATATCTCCTTTGGCAACACCATTATTAATAATATCTGATGTTAAGGTTGGTAAATATAAATCGCTGATTACTTGGACAATCATAAACAGGACTGCTCCTGCTACGGCCCAGAAAGACATTCGTTTTGCTAATTTTATCATTTCTGTCATTCCTTTCTTCCTATAGGGTCGTTCTTTTGAACTCCAATAGTTTCACTTTTTCAAATTTATTATTTCATGACGGTATCTATTTTTTTAAATAGACACCATCTTGTAACCAAGATAATTTTTTATTAAAGCTAGTAACAGCTTCTTCTTCAGACATTTCTCGTGCAAATGTATCCCCTATTGTTTGAAAGAGAATCGTCATTAATAAACGAATCAACAAATGAAAATCTTCAGATGGCTCAATATTTAGTGAATCCATATTAACAAATTCATATAAATGTCCTTTAAGGTCACCATGCTTTTTCGTACATTCCCTTTTTTTCACTCCTGGAGATACTTTCCGACTGGTTCGATAATCCATATGCAAAAACATATTTCTAAAGAACTCTGCATGTTTTTCTTCTGTAATCATTTTAAACATTTTCGGAAAATAGTATTTATAACCTAAGAATAAATCACCATTCGCTTCAGTTAAACACTCTTCAAGCAACTTTCGACTATCTTTTTTCAAACTATTAAAAAAGTAGTAGTATAAATCTTCTTTATCTTCAAAATATTGATAAAAACTACCACGAGAAATCTCAGCTAACTTAATAATATTATTAATAGAAGCACTGTTAAATGGAACTCTTGAAAATTCGGCACTAGCAGCATCCAATAATCGTTGTTGCTTGTCTTCTGGCAAATTAAAAAAAGTTTGAGTGGGCATTGTTTTCCTCTCCTTTCACATTGAGTTTAAATTTCCTATGTCTTTCAAAATTCTCAATCAAAAATGACAGACCGTCATATGACACTTTGTCATTATAGATGACGACTTGTCATATTGCAAGTAAAATTTAGTGTTTTTTTCAATAATTTTGAGTTAGAATGCTTTACCTTTCCGTTTTCAAACAAAAAAAACGAGTAATTTCAACAATGAAAACCATCTCATTATTTTATTAAAAAAACAAATAAATTCTCTTTATTTCATTTAATTTATGAAAATGAATGCATCATTAAATAAATATTTTTTCATTTTTTGATAATTAACTGTTGCGTTAGTCGCTTACTTTTGGTAAGATGATTCTTGTAGCAAGTTTTATACATCAACTAAAAATGAGAATTGAAAGAGGTTATTTAAATTATGAGTAAATTATTAGTTATTAAAGCACATCCATTAACAGGGGAAACTTCACGTTCTATGCAAGTTGCAGATACATTTGTTGAAGCTTATAAAGAAAAAAATCATTTTGATCACATAAATGAAATTAATTTGTATACATCATTTATCCCAGAAATCGACTTAGATATTTTAAGCGCTTGGGGAGCTTTAGGAAACGGAGCAGATTTTGCAACATTGACTCAAGATCAACAAGATAAAGTATCTCGCTTCAACGAATTAACTCAATTATTCTTAGATGCAGATAAAGTTGTCATTGCAAATCCACTTTGGAATTTAAATGTTCCAACTCGCTTAAAAGCTTGGATTGATACAGTCAATGTTGCTGGAAAAACTTTCAAATACACTGCTGAAGGTCCTGTTGGACTTGCTGGCGACAAAAAAGTATTACACATCCAATCAAACGGTGGCGTTTATCAAGGACAAGATCCTGCTAGCCAATACCTTAAAACAATCTTCAACTTTATTGGTGTAACTGACTATCACCATATCGCTGTTGAAGGAATGGATTACAACCCAGACCAAGCTGGCGAAATCATGGAAGCTGGTTTCACTGCAGCTAAAGAATTAGCTCAAACATTCTAAGTCTATTAAATTTAAAAATGGTTGAAGGACAAAAGAGAAATTTCTCTTTTACCTTCAACCATTTTTTTAGTTAGGAATCAATATCTGGTGGTTCTGATACATCACTATCCGTTATAGGATCAGTAGTATATAACCCTGATACTTCCTTATACCAATTAAATAAATACGTAGCCAAAACTTTCATTACTGCATAACCGGGAATTCCCAAAACAACTCCTGGAATTCCATATAATTTGCCGGCAGTTAACAAAACAACAATAATCGTCACTGGATGGATTTCTAAACTACTACCTAAAACTTGCGGTGAGATAATCCGCCCTTCAATTGTTTGCTCAATAACGAAGACAATCAAAACTTTTACTAACATTTCTGGTGAGGTTACCAATCCAATTATAATAGAAGGAACCATCGCTAAGAACGAACCTAGATACGGAACTAGATTTAGAAATCCTGATAGAATTCCCAATGTAACTGCATATTCTAAACCAATAACCCCATATCCAACCATAAACATGATCGCCACGAAAAAAGCGACTGTTAATTGACCGCGAATATATTGACTAATTTGAGTATTCATATCACTTAATAAGTTAAAGGTTGTATCCCGCATTTTAACAGGAAAAGCCTTCATTAAATGATGAGGTAAGTTTTTTCCATCTTTTAACAAGTAAAATAAGATAAATGGCATCGTAATAATCGCCACAAGTACATTCGTTACTGCTCCAACAACACTACCTAACCCATTAAATGTTGAATTAAGCATAGTATTTAATTGTCCAGTTACTGACTTCACTAAATCTTCATTCGTACTTGAAATTTGTTGCTGTAATTGTGACAAAAGATCACTACGCAACCAGTGGTCAACTTCTTGATTTGCTCGTTTCCAATAAGATGGCCAGTTGTCAATAAAGCTCATTGTTTGTTTTTGCATTAGCGGAATTAAAATAGCCACACCCCACACAATCAAACCAATAATAATAATAAAGACAATTGTAATTCCAACTGTTCTAGGTACTCTTCGTTTCTCTAACCAATCAATTAAAGGATTGATTAAATAATACAAGATTCCGGCCATTACAATAGGCAAACCAATAACACCGAAAAAACTTGCTATTGGTTCAAATACGTAACTTATTTTTGATAAAGCAAAGATATTTAGTAAAATCAATAAATTCACCAACAAGATGGTGACAAACTTATTATTTAAAAACCAGCGCCAAAACCATGATAGCGTTTTGTGGCTAACGGTTTTTTCTTTTATTTCATTCATCCTTTAGCCTCCTACTTTATTTGGAGCAACTTTGACTATTTCTATCAGTCGTTTTGATAGCTGATTTTCATTCCCAGTTTAAAATCAGGTAAGCGATGAGGCGTTAGATAAATACCATTGCCCAACATATCTTCAGCAGGGACTTCAGAAAAGCTCAAAGTAATATGCCCAATACTATTTAAATTATCAGTTGCTAATACTCCAACTGCTTCAATTGTATACGCTTCTTCATCAAACAAAATCGTTTGACCCACTTTTAAATCTGCCTGTTCCGCATTTTCAAATTCTTGAATAACAGATACTTCTCGAATATCCTCAGTTGCCCCTTCACCAAATAAAATAATAATTGGGTCTTTTTGACTGATTGCTTGTGGTCCAATACTTGTTACTGTTCCAATTAACATGTAATACCCTTCTTTCTTCTCCAATTTGATTCTTCCTTTATTTTATCATAGAATGATTTCCATTTGTTAGCTTTATAACTTTATCTTTACTGAATTAGAAAAATTCAAACAAAAAATGACTTTTAAAATATGTAAAGTTTCCTTGACACTTTTAAATTCCTATGGTAAGTTAAAAATAAATAGAAATCAACTAATGGAGGTGCCTATGCCTGTTATTAATAACGTAAAAAAAGTGAGAAAAAAAAATCGAATTTCTCAAAAACAGCTTGGAATAGATTTGGAAGTTTCTCGGCAAACAATTAATGCTATTGAAACGGGAAAATACAATCCCAGTTTAGAATTGGCATTAAAAATGGAAAACTATTTTCATGTTGATTTTCATGACTTATTTACTTTGAAGGAGGAGGAAGAATGAAAAAAAATCAAAAAAACTTAGTAACGAAAAAATATGTAACCACTAGAGCTCTTGGATTAATGGCTTTTTATTTTTGGTTAAATGTGAATTTCACTATTTTTTCAAGTGAAAAAATCGAACTTTCTACTTTAGTTAAAGAGGTTTACTCAAATACAATTTGGCTTTTAATTTTAATTCCGCTAGTTAGCCTAGGTATTTTATACATTAAG is drawn from Carnobacterium gallinarum DSM 4847 and contains these coding sequences:
- a CDS encoding helix-turn-helix transcriptional regulator, translated to MPVINNVKKVRKKNRISQKQLGIDLEVSRQTINAIETGKYNPSLELALKMENYFHVDFHDLFTLKEEEE
- a CDS encoding ABC transporter ATP-binding protein; the encoded protein is MIKLAKRMSFWAVAGAVLFMIVQVISDLYLPTLTSDIINNGVAKGDIDYIWSVGFKMLGFSLISIAAATGNVFLAARQSQKLGKTLRSEIYDKVTNFSNDEFDEVGTSSLITRTTNDVIQIQNVVMMFLRMMIMAPIMLIGASFLAYSKDGKLTQIFLVVLPILAIFIGVIMYFAVPLFKAMQKKTDKLNLVFREGLTGIRVIRAFNRSKSETARFAEANKDFTDTSIKVNTIMSFMLPIMTFVMSATNIAIIWYGGHYIGDGTLEVGNLIAFMTYAMQILMSFMMLAMVFIFIPRGQASAVRINEVLNMESTINDPKQAVQLPAEKQGTLDFNHVNFRYTGAENLALKDIDFHSKNGETLAIIGGTGSGKSTLSNLLGRFYDVESGSIEINGIDIRQMKQHDLRDAVGYVPQKAMLFTGTIRENLKYGKADATDEEIWHALEIAQSKDFVEALPDGLDSYVEQGGGNFSGGQKQRLCIARALVKRPDIYVFDDSFSALDFKTDAALRKALKPETREAVVVLVAQRISTVIDADMIMVLDEGSIVGMGTHEELKETNETYQEIISSQLRGEEI
- a CDS encoding NAD(P)H-dependent oxidoreductase encodes the protein MSKLLVIKAHPLTGETSRSMQVADTFVEAYKEKNHFDHINEINLYTSFIPEIDLDILSAWGALGNGADFATLTQDQQDKVSRFNELTQLFLDADKVVIANPLWNLNVPTRLKAWIDTVNVAGKTFKYTAEGPVGLAGDKKVLHIQSNGGVYQGQDPASQYLKTIFNFIGVTDYHHIAVEGMDYNPDQAGEIMEAGFTAAKELAQTF
- a CDS encoding TetR/AcrR family transcriptional regulator, with translation MPTQTFFNLPEDKQQRLLDAASAEFSRVPFNSASINNIIKLAEISRGSFYQYFEDKEDLYYYFFNSLKKDSRKLLEECLTEANGDLFLGYKYYFPKMFKMITEEKHAEFFRNMFLHMDYRTSRKVSPGVKKRECTKKHGDLKGHLYEFVNMDSLNIEPSEDFHLLIRLLMTILFQTIGDTFAREMSEEEAVTSFNKKLSWLQDGVYLKK
- a CDS encoding PTS glucitol/sorbitol transporter subunit IIA → MEKKEGYYMLIGTVTSIGPQAISQKDPIIILFGEGATEDIREVSVIQEFENAEQADLKVGQTILFDEEAYTIEAVGVLATDNLNSIGHITLSFSEVPAEDMLGNGIYLTPHRLPDFKLGMKISYQND
- a CDS encoding AI-2E family transporter, with the translated sequence MKEKTVSHKTLSWFWRWFLNNKFVTILLVNLLILLNIFALSKISYVFEPIASFFGVIGLPIVMAGILYYLINPLIDWLEKRRVPRTVGITIVFIIIIGLIVWGVAILIPLMQKQTMSFIDNWPSYWKRANQEVDHWLRSDLLSQLQQQISSTNEDLVKSVTGQLNTMLNSTFNGLGSVVGAVTNVLVAIITMPFILFYLLKDGKNLPHHLMKAFPVKMRDTTFNLLSDMNTQISQYIRGQLTVAFFVAIMFMVGYGVIGLEYAVTLGILSGFLNLVPYLGSFLAMVPSIIIGLVTSPEMLVKVLIVFVIEQTIEGRIISPQVLGSSLEIHPVTIIVVLLTAGKLYGIPGVVLGIPGYAVMKVLATYLFNWYKEVSGLYTTDPITDSDVSEPPDIDS